One genomic window of Cryomorphaceae bacterium includes the following:
- a CDS encoding 50S ribosomal protein L16, translating to MLQPKRTKYRKMMKGRIKGNATRGAQLAFGSFGLKTLDEGFITSRQIEAARIAVTRYMKREGKVWIRIFPDKPITAKPAEVRMGKGKGAPSHWVAVVRPGRIMFEAEGVPMDIAKEAMRLAAQKLPVRTKFVVRTDYAE from the coding sequence ATGTTACAACCGAAAAGAACGAAGTACCGCAAGATGATGAAAGGCCGCATCAAGGGTAATGCTACCCGCGGTGCACAATTGGCCTTCGGAAGTTTCGGACTCAAAACCCTCGATGAGGGCTTCATTACCTCACGGCAGATTGAGGCTGCACGTATCGCGGTAACACGATACATGAAGCGTGAAGGAAAAGTGTGGATCCGCATTTTTCCAGATAAGCCTATCACAGCCAAACCCGCCGAAGTACGTATGGGTAAGGGAAAAGGGGCTCCCAGCCACTGGGTAGCGGTTGTACGTCCGGGCAGAATTATGTTCGAAGCGGAAGGAGTTCCTATGGATATCGCCAAAGAAGCCATGCGCCTCGCAGCTCAGAAACTTCCCGTGCGAACCAAATTTGTAGTACGAACTGATTACGCAGAATAA
- a CDS encoding 50S ribosomal protein L29, with amino-acid sequence MKTAEIVELTLDELKDKLMVESEAFEKLRMSHTVSSLENPLQIRNKRRVLARLRTELRKRELQANK; translated from the coding sequence ATGAAAACAGCAGAGATTGTAGAACTGACATTGGATGAGCTGAAAGACAAGCTCATGGTAGAGTCGGAAGCATTTGAGAAATTGCGCATGTCGCACACGGTTTCGAGCCTGGAGAACCCCCTGCAAATCCGCAACAAACGTCGCGTATTGGCACGCCTCCGGACCGAACTTCGTAAAAGAGAATTGCAAGCTAACAAGTAA
- a CDS encoding 30S ribosomal protein S17, producing the protein MSERNLRKERIGIVVSNKMDKSILVSVESKVKHPAYGKFIKKSRKFMAHDEKQESGIGDRVRIMETRPLSKSKCWRLVEIIEKAK; encoded by the coding sequence ATGAGCGAAAGAAATTTAAGAAAAGAGCGCATCGGCATTGTTGTCAGCAACAAGATGGACAAGTCTATCCTGGTATCTGTTGAGAGCAAAGTGAAGCACCCGGCTTACGGAAAATTCATCAAGAAGTCGCGTAAGTTCATGGCCCACGACGAAAAGCAGGAGTCGGGAATTGGCGACCGTGTGCGCATCATGGAAACCCGCCCGCTGAGCAAGTCAAAGTGCTGGCGATTGGTTGAAATTATCGAAAAAGCGAAGTAA
- a CDS encoding 50S ribosomal protein L14 has protein sequence MIQQESRLKVADNSGAKEVLCIRVLGGTGRRYASIGDTIVVSVKDAMPNSNVKKGSVSKAVVVRTKKEVRRPDGSYIRFDENAAVLLNNAGEMRGTRIFGPVARELRDKQFMKIVSLAPEVI, from the coding sequence ATGATACAACAGGAAAGCAGATTAAAAGTGGCAGACAACAGCGGAGCAAAAGAAGTGCTCTGCATCCGGGTCCTGGGTGGAACCGGTCGTCGCTACGCTTCCATTGGTGATACCATTGTGGTATCGGTAAAAGATGCGATGCCCAACAGCAACGTGAAAAAAGGAAGCGTGTCGAAAGCCGTTGTGGTACGCACCAAAAAAGAAGTTCGCCGTCCGGACGGATCTTATATCCGCTTTGACGAAAACGCAGCCGTGCTGTTGAATAACGCCGGCGAAATGCGCGGAACGCGAATCTTTGGCCCGGTAGCGCGTGAGCTTCGCGACAAGCAGTTTATGAAGATTGTATCACTGGCACCCGAGGTGATCTAA
- a CDS encoding 50S ribosomal protein L24 has protein sequence MTKKLHIKKGDQVKVMAGNAKGETGRVVSVDRKTNRALVEGLNMVKRHVKPTASSPQGGIIEKEAGIHVSNLMLVDPATKEVSRIGRKQDDNGKLVRYYKKSGEVVK, from the coding sequence ATGACAAAGAAATTGCATATCAAAAAGGGCGACCAGGTGAAGGTGATGGCCGGAAACGCAAAGGGTGAAACCGGACGCGTTGTATCCGTAGATCGCAAAACCAACCGCGCGCTCGTTGAAGGCCTCAATATGGTTAAGCGCCATGTGAAGCCCACCGCTTCCAGCCCGCAGGGTGGTATCATTGAAAAGGAAGCCGGTATCCACGTGTCGAACCTTATGCTCGTTGACCCCGCTACCAAAGAGGTTAGTCGAATCGGGCGAAAGCAGGACGACAACGGAAAATTAGTTAGGTATTACAAAAAATCAGGGGAGGTTGTAAAGTAA
- a CDS encoding 50S ribosomal protein L5 — protein MYTPRLKTKYREEVVPALMKHFNYSSVMQVPVIQKICINQGLGDAVADKRIVEHAIEEMSSIAGQRAVASYSRKDISNFKLRKGMPIGARVTLRGDRMYEFLDRLLSVSLPRTRDFRGVKATGFDGRGNFTMGVKEQIIFPEIDIDKVKNINGMDITFVTTAQTDEEAKALLNEFGFPFAKK, from the coding sequence ATGTACACGCCAAGATTAAAAACCAAGTACCGCGAAGAAGTAGTTCCTGCTTTGATGAAGCATTTTAACTACTCAAGCGTGATGCAAGTTCCGGTAATCCAGAAAATCTGCATCAATCAAGGTCTCGGAGATGCCGTAGCCGATAAACGAATTGTTGAACACGCCATCGAGGAAATGTCTTCCATTGCCGGCCAGCGCGCAGTTGCGTCCTACTCGCGAAAAGACATCTCGAACTTCAAACTCCGTAAAGGTATGCCCATCGGAGCGCGTGTAACCCTTCGCGGTGATCGTATGTACGAATTCCTCGACCGACTTCTGTCAGTATCTCTGCCACGTACGCGCGACTTCCGCGGGGTGAAAGCAACCGGTTTCGACGGTCGCGGAAACTTCACCATGGGCGTGAAAGAGCAAATCATCTTTCCGGAGATTGATATCGACAAAGTGAAAAACATCAACGGTATGGACATCACCTTTGTGACTACCGCCCAAACCGATGAAGAAGCAAAAGCATTGTTAAACGAATTCGGATTTCCGTTCGCGAAAAAATAA
- a CDS encoding 30S ribosomal protein S14 has product MAKESMKARERKRQRMVEKYAEKRAALKAAGDWEGLQKLPKNSSKVRLHNRCQLTGRPRGYMRQFGISRVTFREMAVFGLIPGVTKASW; this is encoded by the coding sequence ATGGCAAAAGAATCAATGAAAGCCCGGGAGCGTAAACGCCAGAGAATGGTGGAAAAATACGCCGAAAAACGCGCAGCCCTTAAAGCTGCCGGCGACTGGGAAGGTCTCCAGAAGCTCCCCAAGAACTCATCCAAAGTGCGTCTGCACAACCGCTGTCAGCTCACAGGCCGTCCGCGCGGTTACATGCGCCAGTTTGGAATTTCACGGGTTACTTTCCGCGAAATGGCAGTTTTTGGCCTTATTCCCGGAGTTACAAAAGCCAGTTGGTAA
- a CDS encoding 30S ribosomal protein S8 translates to MYSDPISDYLTRIRNAVSARHKVVEIPASNLKKEITKILKEKGYILNYKFEEDGKQGTIKIALKYNPRTKIPAIRKIERASRPGLRYYVGADNMPRVLNGLGIAILSTSSGVMTDKEAKQQNVGGEVLCRVY, encoded by the coding sequence ATGTATAGCGATCCAATATCCGACTACCTGACACGCATCCGCAACGCGGTGAGCGCACGTCACAAAGTGGTTGAAATTCCCGCTTCAAACCTCAAAAAGGAGATTACCAAGATCCTTAAGGAGAAAGGTTATATCCTCAACTACAAGTTTGAAGAGGACGGAAAACAGGGCACCATCAAAATCGCCCTTAAGTACAACCCGCGAACCAAGATTCCCGCTATTCGCAAAATTGAGCGCGCCAGCCGCCCGGGATTGCGATACTACGTGGGAGCCGATAACATGCCGCGGGTACTGAACGGACTCGGAATTGCCATCCTGTCAACCTCCAGTGGAGTGATGACCGACAAGGAGGCCAAACAACAAAATGTGGGTGGAGAAGTTCTCTGCCGCGTTTACTAA
- a CDS encoding 50S ribosomal protein L6, which produces MSRIGKAIINLPGGVELKVSDDNVVTVKGPKGELSQPLADNLSVKIEEGVVTVERANEEKSTRSQHGLTRALLNNMVEGVSNGFIIKQELVGVGYRAKTTGQLLELSLGYSHPIVFEIPSEVKVEAVTEKGKNPVITLESHDKQLVGMVAAKIRSFRKPEPYKGKGIRYVGEQLRRKAGKSASK; this is translated from the coding sequence ATGTCAAGAATAGGAAAGGCAATCATCAACCTGCCAGGCGGAGTAGAGCTTAAGGTTTCCGACGATAACGTGGTAACAGTGAAAGGCCCCAAAGGTGAGCTTTCGCAGCCTCTGGCCGATAACCTGTCTGTAAAGATTGAAGAAGGAGTGGTTACCGTAGAGCGCGCCAACGAAGAGAAATCTACCCGCTCACAGCACGGACTTACCCGCGCCCTGCTGAACAACATGGTAGAAGGTGTTTCAAATGGCTTCATCATCAAGCAGGAGCTGGTAGGGGTTGGATACCGTGCCAAAACCACCGGTCAGTTGCTGGAACTCAGCCTCGGATATTCACACCCTATCGTGTTCGAAATTCCGTCTGAAGTAAAGGTGGAGGCCGTAACCGAAAAAGGTAAAAACCCTGTTATCACACTCGAGTCGCACGATAAGCAACTGGTGGGTATGGTAGCCGCTAAAATCCGCTCATTCCGCAAGCCTGAACCATACAAAGGAAAAGGTATTCGCTACGTGGGCGAACAACTGAGAAGAAAAGCCGGAAAATCGGCCTCTAAATAA
- a CDS encoding 50S ribosomal protein L18, translated as MALSKEQRRMRIKRRSLDKSRGTIERPRLCVFRSNTQFYAQLIDDSTGKTLASCNSLGLKEAQGIAKIEQAKLIGKAMAEKVIAAGFTNVVFDRSGYLYHGRVKYFAEAAREAGLKF; from the coding sequence ATGGCACTAAGTAAAGAACAGCGTCGTATGCGAATCAAGCGCCGGTCACTGGATAAGTCCCGTGGTACCATTGAGCGCCCCCGTCTTTGCGTATTTCGCAGCAACACCCAGTTTTACGCTCAACTGATTGATGACAGCACCGGAAAAACCCTTGCTTCATGCAACTCACTGGGATTGAAAGAAGCTCAAGGCATCGCCAAGATTGAGCAGGCAAAGCTTATTGGAAAGGCTATGGCCGAAAAAGTAATCGCTGCAGGTTTTACCAATGTGGTTTTTGATCGCAGCGGATACCTCTACCACGGTCGTGTGAAATATTTTGCCGAAGCTGCCCGCGAAGCTGGTCTCAAATTCTAA
- a CDS encoding 30S ribosomal protein S5, which yields MSTENVRRVKSSDIELKDKLVAINRVTKVTKGGRTFTFSAIVVVGNENGVVGHGLGKANEVTSAIAKGIDDAKKNLIKVPIVNGTVPHEQYGKYGGALVFLKPAASGTGVIAGGAMRAVLESVGVHDVLAKSQGSSNPHNVVKATLDALQKMRDAYTVAAHRGVPLDKVFNG from the coding sequence ATGTCAACAGAAAACGTCAGAAGAGTAAAATCGAGTGACATCGAGCTGAAAGATAAGCTCGTGGCCATCAACCGTGTTACCAAGGTAACCAAAGGAGGTAGAACCTTCACCTTCTCTGCCATCGTGGTAGTAGGAAATGAAAATGGTGTGGTAGGTCACGGACTGGGAAAAGCCAACGAAGTAACCTCCGCCATTGCCAAAGGTATTGATGACGCCAAGAAAAACCTCATCAAAGTTCCTATTGTAAACGGAACAGTACCCCATGAGCAATACGGTAAGTACGGTGGTGCCTTGGTTTTCCTGAAGCCCGCCGCAAGTGGTACAGGAGTAATTGCTGGTGGTGCGATGCGTGCCGTGCTCGAAAGTGTAGGTGTACACGACGTACTTGCAAAATCTCAGGGATCGTCAAACCCGCACAACGTGGTAAAGGCTACCCTGGATGCACTCCAAAAAATGCGTGATGCCTACACCGTAGCAGCTCACCGCGGAGTTCCACTCGATAAAGTATTCAACGGTTAA
- a CDS encoding 50S ribosomal protein L30 — protein sequence MAKVKIVQVKSAIKRPKDQKATLVALGIKRMNRPVEKEATPQILGMIHKVKHLLQVEEVK from the coding sequence ATGGCCAAAGTGAAAATTGTTCAAGTAAAAAGCGCCATTAAGCGGCCCAAGGACCAAAAGGCAACCCTGGTAGCACTTGGCATCAAAAGAATGAACCGCCCTGTAGAGAAAGAAGCTACACCGCAGATTCTCGGGATGATTCACAAAGTAAAACACCTGCTTCAGGTTGAAGAGGTAAAGTAA
- a CDS encoding 50S ribosomal protein L15: protein MDLSKLKPAEGSVKKRKRVGRGEGSGHGGTSTRGHKGAKSRSGYSRKKGFEGGQMPLQRRVPKFGFKNINRKEFRGVNVDTLQGLADEHKLTEINLETLIERGLANKSDRVKILGRGEINTKLTVKAHAFSASAKAAIEKQGGEAVIL, encoded by the coding sequence ATGGATCTGAGTAAACTTAAGCCAGCCGAAGGATCTGTTAAGAAGCGAAAGCGAGTTGGCAGGGGCGAAGGCTCCGGACACGGAGGCACATCAACACGCGGACACAAAGGAGCAAAATCACGCTCTGGCTACTCGCGCAAGAAAGGTTTTGAAGGAGGCCAAATGCCCCTGCAACGCCGCGTGCCCAAATTTGGTTTCAAAAACATCAATCGCAAGGAATTCCGCGGAGTAAACGTGGATACGCTTCAGGGGCTTGCAGATGAGCACAAGCTCACCGAAATTAACCTCGAAACGCTCATCGAGCGCGGCCTTGCTAATAAAAGCGACCGGGTGAAAATTCTCGGACGTGGTGAAATCAATACCAAACTGACCGTAAAAGCACACGCTTTTTCTGCTTCGGCCAAAGCGGCCATCGAAAAGCAGGGAGGTGAAGCGGTAATCCTGTAA
- the secY gene encoding preprotein translocase subunit SecY, giving the protein MKNFIDTIKNIWKIEDLRFRILITLGFLLIYRIGSFVVLPGVDSAALEVANAGGGGGLGDLLSLFTGGAFSRASIFALGIMPYISASIIMQLMGVAVPAIQKMQKEGESGRKKITQYTRLLTILITVFQAPTYIVATVPAEARLDDTAFWWTMTTIILSTGTLFVMWLGEKITDKGIGNGISMIIMIGIIAGLPTAFAQEVVGRLGPGGGGLVILLIEMVILLVVIGATVALVQAVRRVPIQFARRTAGPGGAQVQGARQYLPLKVNAAGVMPIIFAQAIMFIPLYVAQALEAEPGAFLNSLVDFNGLWYNVLFFVVIIAFTYFYTAITVNHNEMADNLKRNGGFIPGVKPGRETADFIDTVLSRITLPGSIFLGLVAILPAFAVQFGVKQGFAIFFGGTSLLIMVGVILDTLQQIESHLLMRHYDGLMETGRLKGRRDSVFGMTG; this is encoded by the coding sequence ATGAAGAACTTTATCGATACCATCAAGAACATCTGGAAAATCGAAGACCTTCGGTTCAGGATTCTCATTACCCTGGGTTTCCTGCTTATTTACCGAATCGGATCTTTTGTGGTGCTTCCCGGTGTTGACTCGGCGGCACTCGAAGTAGCCAATGCCGGTGGTGGAGGAGGTCTTGGCGACCTGCTCTCACTCTTTACCGGAGGAGCTTTCTCTCGTGCGTCTATCTTCGCGCTGGGAATTATGCCCTACATCTCTGCTTCGATTATCATGCAGTTGATGGGTGTGGCGGTTCCAGCCATCCAAAAGATGCAGAAAGAAGGTGAAAGCGGTCGAAAGAAAATCACACAGTACACCCGTTTGCTCACCATCCTGATTACCGTTTTCCAGGCACCCACCTATATCGTGGCTACCGTGCCTGCCGAAGCGCGTCTGGATGATACCGCTTTCTGGTGGACCATGACAACCATTATCCTTTCTACAGGTACACTCTTTGTAATGTGGCTGGGAGAAAAGATTACCGACAAAGGAATCGGAAACGGAATCTCAATGATTATCATGATTGGTATCATTGCCGGGTTGCCCACAGCCTTTGCACAGGAAGTAGTAGGGCGCCTCGGCCCAGGTGGTGGAGGCTTGGTAATTCTCCTCATTGAAATGGTGATTCTGCTCGTGGTAATCGGTGCAACAGTTGCGCTGGTGCAAGCCGTTCGACGTGTACCTATTCAATTTGCCCGCCGAACTGCCGGACCGGGAGGAGCACAGGTGCAAGGAGCACGTCAGTACCTTCCGCTCAAGGTGAACGCAGCAGGGGTAATGCCTATCATCTTTGCCCAGGCAATCATGTTCATTCCGCTTTATGTGGCTCAGGCCCTCGAGGCTGAGCCCGGAGCGTTCCTGAATTCGTTGGTGGATTTTAACGGACTCTGGTATAACGTGTTGTTCTTTGTGGTGATTATTGCATTTACCTACTTCTACACAGCCATTACAGTGAACCACAACGAAATGGCCGATAACCTGAAGCGTAACGGCGGCTTTATTCCCGGTGTAAAACCCGGTCGTGAAACTGCCGACTTTATTGATACAGTGCTTTCGCGCATTACCCTGCCGGGGTCCATTTTCCTGGGTCTGGTGGCTATCCTGCCTGCTTTTGCAGTTCAGTTTGGCGTAAAGCAGGGCTTTGCCATTTTCTTCGGAGGAACCTCTCTGCTGATCATGGTTGGGGTAATTCTTGATACACTGCAGCAAATTGAAAGCCACCTGTTGATGCGTCACTACGACGGATTGATGGAAACCGGCCGACTCAAGGGCAGAAGAGATTCTGTGTTTGGAATGACAGGATAA
- a CDS encoding translation initiation factor IF-1: MAKQTSIEQDGVIVEALSNAMFKVELENGHTIVAHISGKMRMNYIRILPGDKVKVEMSPYDLTKGRITFRYK; the protein is encoded by the coding sequence ATGGCAAAACAAACATCCATAGAGCAGGACGGCGTAATTGTGGAGGCACTCTCCAACGCAATGTTCAAGGTAGAGCTGGAAAACGGTCATACCATCGTTGCGCACATCTCTGGTAAAATGCGAATGAACTACATCCGCATTCTCCCCGGTGATAAAGTGAAAGTGGAAATGTCGCCATACGACTTAACAAAAGGAAGAATAACATTCAGATACAAATAG
- a CDS encoding 50S ribosomal protein L36, with translation MKIRASLKKRSADCKIVRRKGKLYIINKKNPKLKQRQG, from the coding sequence ATGAAAATCAGAGCATCACTCAAAAAACGAAGCGCCGATTGCAAGATTGTACGGCGAAAGGGGAAGTTGTACATCATCAACAAGAAAAACCCCAAGTTAAAACAACGACAAGGATAA
- a CDS encoding 30S ribosomal protein S13, with amino-acid sequence MARIAGIDLPKNKRGEVALTYIFGIGSTTARKILTDANVGFEVKVNDWNDEQLTAIRSIINDQIKVEGALRSEIQTNIKRLMDIGCYRGIRHRTGLPLRGQRTKNNSRTRKGKRKTVANKKKATK; translated from the coding sequence ATGGCTCGTATAGCAGGGATTGACTTGCCCAAAAACAAGAGAGGAGAAGTAGCTCTCACCTACATTTTCGGAATCGGATCGACCACGGCCCGCAAAATTCTGACCGATGCCAATGTTGGTTTCGAAGTGAAGGTGAACGACTGGAACGATGAGCAGCTTACTGCCATCCGTTCGATCATCAACGATCAAATCAAGGTAGAGGGAGCGCTCCGTTCTGAAATCCAAACCAACATCAAGCGATTGATGGACATCGGATGCTACCGTGGTATTCGCCACCGTACCGGGCTGCCCCTGCGCGGACAGCGAACCAAGAACAACTCGCGTACCCGAAAAGGAAAGAGAAAAACCGTAGCCAACAAGAAGAAGGCTACTAAATAA
- a CDS encoding 30S ribosomal protein S11, with protein MAKAASKKKKQVKVDAVGQAHIQATFNNIIISLTNAQGQVISWSSAGKQGFRGSKKNTPYAAQVAAEDCAKEAYEYGLRKVKVFVKGPGSGRESAIRSIHNSGIEVTEIVDVTPLPHNGCRPPKKRRV; from the coding sequence ATGGCAAAAGCAGCGTCAAAAAAGAAAAAGCAGGTAAAAGTGGATGCGGTTGGACAAGCCCACATCCAGGCTACCTTCAACAACATCATCATATCGCTTACCAACGCACAAGGTCAGGTGATTTCATGGTCTTCGGCCGGTAAACAAGGTTTCCGCGGTTCAAAAAAGAACACCCCCTACGCCGCCCAGGTGGCTGCTGAGGATTGCGCGAAAGAAGCCTATGAATACGGCCTGCGCAAGGTGAAGGTGTTTGTAAAAGGTCCCGGCTCAGGCCGCGAATCTGCTATCCGCTCCATTCACAACAGCGGTATCGAAGTAACCGAAATCGTGGACGTAACCCCGCTTCCTCACAATGGATGCCGTCCTCCCAAGAAACGAAGAGTATAA